Sequence from the Nitrososphaerota archaeon genome:
GACCAGAAGTAAGGAGAGCAATGGCGAAGATCAGAAGAAACTACCAGCCAAAGAAGAAAAGCACCCTAATCATCTTCACACTATCGAGTGGAGAGAGGATTCTAGCAGCACCCTTCTGCAAACGCCTCCTACAACAAGGGGTAAAGGACCACCAGCTCCTCTATCTTTCGCCAATCTACCGCCTAATACCCATAGAGCTCACAGAAATCTACCCCATCTCACAGACACTCCACCCAATTAGCCTAAATAACCTACCCACCAAAACCCTACACAGAGAAGCCAAGAGAATAATAGAGGAAGGCGGATACAAGCAGATCATAGCGGTCTGCCTAAACAAACACCTACACACCAAACTAACAAACCTAGCAACCAAACTCAAAATCAAGCTACTAGACTACTGTAAACGAGGCTCAAAAGGGCAAACAGAGGCCGCTGAAGAAACGCTACGCGCTATCTACGCATCACCCTAGGTATAGATCGACTCACCAGCCTTACTCGCCTTAGCCTGAGCCTTCTGCAGCTCAGACTCGATGATCTCAGCCCCCCTAAGCAGCGTCGAAACATCAACCTCAAACCCATAGTACCTTGACAGCACACTAACAGCTGTAGCAGTAGCCCTTGGATCCATTCGCTCAGTAGAAGCGTAAGCCAATATGGCGAAAGCCGGGTACCCCCTTGCCTCAAAGTAGTTCAGAAGAATCGCCACAGGACCGACTATGATATGATCATCCTCCAAAACCTTAGCCTCCTCCAACTCACCAACCGGCTTGTAGCTGGAGGTATACGCTATCCGATAAGTGGAGTCATCGTACCTAAGATTAGAATCCAAACCACCAACAAGCGCAACCTCCTTAAAACCAGACTGAATAATCCACTCCCCTATTGCTCTGAAGAACTCCACCTCAGAATCCTTATATGGAGGCGCCTCCACCTTTAATATAGCGAGTGAACCCTTTCTGAAGACCTCGTATGGTGTGACCAACCTGCCCTGGAAAGTCGAAGAAATAGGCGCGATAAGGTCAGAGTCGAATACGACAGCTCTCTCAGGCATAAGCCGCTGGATAAGATACTTTACCGTCCAATACCCCGTAGCACCTATACCGTGGAAGCCAGTAATTAGACTACAGCCGTCGAAGCGGGTTAATATCAACCAACCACCCTCTAGCGAAAGACTTAACTTACCACCTATTCAAAAAGATGCCTATAAAAGGTAATCTGAAGATGGAAGTAAGGATCCTCGGCTCAGCAAGAGAAGTAGGAAGATCAGCTGTGCTACTGAAGAGTAGCAGCGTAAACCTCCTCCTCGACTTCGGAGTCTTGGTGCAGAAGGAGATAGGCTTCCCGGTGCATGTGCAGCCTAAAGATGTAGATGCCATCCTACTTAGCCACGCACACCTA
This genomic interval carries:
- a CDS encoding proteasome assembly chaperone family protein: MILTRFDGCSLITGFHGIGATGYWTVKYLIQRLMPERAVVFDSDLIAPISSTFQGRLVTPYEVFRKGSLAILKVEAPPYKDSEVEFFRAIGEWIIQSGFKEVALVGGLDSNLRYDDSTYRIAYTSSYKPVGELEEAKVLEDDHIIVGPVAILLNYFEARGYPAFAILAYASTERMDPRATATAVSVLSRYYGFEVDVSTLLRGAEIIESELQKAQAKASKAGESIYT